CTGGTGACACAACAGGACTAGTGTGTGATGGCATCAATGACGCTTATAACTTGGATTATGCCTTTCATCTTAAGCAAAACAAATGGATGGTTACTGACCAGTTATTCAGCACTCCTGGAGGCCCCGACTTCGGTTCAGGAGGATTTGATAATAACATCGCTATTTGGGCAGTTGTCGATACGCCTCAATGTTACTCTCATTTTACAACTACTTATGATAGCACACTCAATACTTTTAACTTAACCATCGCTCCCCTTACTACAGCATTTGCAACAGGCTACCACTGGGATTTCGGAGACGGCAGCACTTCTACGTTGCCCGCACCTACTCATATTTATACAGTCGATTCACTTTATAATGTTTGTTTGAAAATATATACAGCTGCTGGCGATTCCTGCGAATATTGCCATATTATTGGCATAGATTCATTGGGTAATATAATCCGAAATACACCCGGCTTTACACTAAGTGTAATTAATCCAATAACGGCTTCTTTAAACAACATTGAAAATGAAAATACAATCGCCATCTATCCAAATCCTGCTGCTGACAACATCACGATCAACTTCACCTCCACATCCAAAAATGTTTCGATAAAAATTTACGATGCAAGAGGACGATTGGTAAAGAGCATAGCAAATGTAAAATCCGGTGAAACTAATTTCAATATTTCGGAATTAGAAAGCGGATTGTATTTGATAAACGTGAATGATGGAAATACATCAACAACCAAACGCTTTATTAAGCAATAAGTTGATGAAATAGATAGGCGAATTCGTAGCTGAAAACCTCAAATTCGTCTATTTTTTATAACCAAATCGCAGCTATTGTGGTATAAGAACATATATGACACTAGCTACGATAGATATGATTTCATCTGTAAATAACGATGCTTTAGAATTAAATTACCGTTGCCAAACAACACAAGTAACTTTTTCCATTGCTGATTTTGGAGGCAATGTAATGAAAAGAGGTAACTATAATTGCATTGAAAATAATAAACTGATTATTGAAGAGTTACCGAAAGGTTCCTATACACTCTGTATCATTGATGGGGACCAACTATCGAAAAGCAGATTTGAAAAAAATTAATACTTAGTATTTATTCCGATACGTTCGTATCGCGAACAACTCCAACTCTTTTAATGTTTCTTTGGGCGCTTCATAAAAACTCATGTGCCCCGAATCTTCCAACATTACCACCGAAGGGTATTTGCACAAGGCCATTTGTGCATACATGGTTTCATAATTAATTACGCCATCTTTTTTCCCAACAATAAATAAGATTGGAAATTCTGCAAATTTCAAAATTAAATCTCTGCTCTTCCGCTCTTTCATCCCTTCCAAACTATTGATAATCGATTGCTGCGTAATTTTTTGTGCAATCCCGGATACTTTTTCAACTTCTTTAGAAATTTTTGGAAGATTTTCCGGAGCAAATAATGAAACAACCACTTCTCCTACGTAATGTTTATGCGATTTTTTCACCAAACGAATAACTTTCTCTCGCTCCTTTTTCTTTTCTTCCGAATCAGCATAGGAGGTTGAATTGAACAAACAAATGCCGCTTACATTTTCCGGAAACAATTCGGCAAACGTTAAAGCAACATACCCACCCATCGAATGACCGGTAATGATGTATCGCCTCACTCCTGCTTTGTCCAAAACCGCCTTTACACTTTGTGCCAACAATTCCATACTATGATAATAGCCAATGGAGGGAGTTTCTCCATGTCCGGGCAAATCAATGGCAATTACACGAAATTTTTTTGAAAGTTTTTTTACGAATTCACTCCACACTTCATGCGAACCTAAAAAACCATGCAACAATACCAGCACTCTTCCTTTGCCTGTGTCGGTATAATGAATTTTTGTTTTTTTAAATTCTGCAAACATTGGTTGATGCGCTTGTTAAACTTTTGTACGAATAACATTTTCAATCCCGATTAACTATCGAAATCCAAATTGGCAAATTCAAATTATTTATTCATCAACGACTCTATCTCCTCTGCTTCTAATGGGATGTTTTTCATCAAATCATCCGGACCGTTGGCAGTAACAAGAATGTCGTTTTCTAAACGGATACCTAAATTTTCTTCCGGAATATAGATTCCCGGCTCACAGGTGAACACCATGCCTGCTTCCAACTTGCGATTGAAATCACCCACATCGTGTACATCCAATCCCAAGAAATGGGAAGTACCGTGCATAAAGTATTTTTTATAGGCCGGACAATCCGGACTTTGTTTTTTAATATCGTCCATGGTAATCAAACCCAAATCCACCAATTCTTTTTCCATCAACGAACCAACTGCTCGATGGTAATCCGGAATATTATTCCCAACGGTTAACATGGCTGTTGCCGCTTTCATAACTCGTAATACTGCATTGTATACCTGTTTTTGTCGCGCTGTAAATTTTCCACTCACTGGCAAACAACGAGTAAGGTCACTGGCGTAATTTCCATATTCGGCAGCAACATCCAACAAAATGACATCTCCCGCTTTACATTCTTTGTTATTTTCCACATAGTGCAATACACAAGCACTTCCACCTGATGCGATGATCGGACCATATGCAAAACCGCGTGAGCGATTAGAAATAAACTCATGTACCAATTCTGCTTCTATTTGATATTCCATT
This portion of the Bacteroidota bacterium genome encodes:
- a CDS encoding alpha/beta hydrolase, with translation MFAEFKKTKIHYTDTGKGRVLVLLHGFLGSHEVWSEFVKKLSKKFRVIAIDLPGHGETPSIGYYHSMELLAQSVKAVLDKAGVRRYIITGHSMGGYVALTFAELFPENVSGICLFNSTSYADSEEKKKEREKVIRLVKKSHKHYVGEVVVSLFAPENLPKISKEVEKVSGIAQKITQQSIINSLEGMKERKSRDLILKFAEFPILFIVGKKDGVINYETMYAQMALCKYPSVVMLEDSGHMSFYEAPKETLKELELFAIRTYRNKY
- a CDS encoding T9SS type A sorting domain-containing protein, whose translation is MKKLYTLIAFAGISLSLIAQSIDKSNLTFTKKTTAFPNIRSGERLMGPDTLGLVNFTDFLPEFRSINPYLYAYSFGGYVYGNNKDTMNVCAQGYSNLNNTPVRVIGVYLWFGAKHSDLSSSPSSKVVVKALGISANKAINTDSSGTFNSTVFNWPGPNTGNTLPDASADILFSNIDTIGNLNYVSFAVPPVYTDDFAVGVDFSGLAAGDTTGLVCDGINDAYNLDYAFHLKQNKWMVTDQLFSTPGGPDFGSGGFDNNIAIWAVVDTPQCYSHFTTTYDSTLNTFNLTIAPLTTAFATGYHWDFGDGSTSTLPAPTHIYTVDSLYNVCLKIYTAAGDSCEYCHIIGIDSLGNIIRNTPGFTLSVINPITASLNNIENENTIAIYPNPAADNITINFTSTSKNVSIKIYDARGRLVKSIANVKSGETNFNISELESGLYLINVNDGNTSTTKRFIKQ
- a CDS encoding aminopeptidase P family protein — encoded protein: MKYSAIDNKLFIENRKRFAASLKPNSIALFTSNDILPTNADGSMGFVQNSDLFYLSGVDQEETILLIYPDAVNGAFKEVLFVKETSELIAIWEGAKLNKEQATQTSGIKNVMWNKEFDVFLKSVMFQAEHIYLNSNEHTRRYIDTETAEMRFNKNIITKFPLHKLERSAPIMHKLRAIKSKYEVELIQQACNITEKGLRRLLGFVKPGVMEYQIEAELVHEFISNRSRGFAYGPIIASGGSACVLHYVENNKECKAGDVILLDVAAEYGNYASDLTRCLPVSGKFTARQKQVYNAVLRVMKAATAMLTVGNNIPDYHRAVGSLMEKELVDLGLITMDDIKKQSPDCPAYKKYFMHGTSHFLGLDVHDVGDFNRKLEAGMVFTCEPGIYIPEENLGIRLENDILVTANGPDDLMKNIPLEAEEIESLMNK